The DNA region GCGCTCGACAACCCCTACGCCGGGCACATCGAGGGCTCCTACATCGACCGAGCCTCGCTGCGGCACTTCGCCCCGCACGAGCGGCGTCACCCCACGGTCGGCCCGGACTGGGCCTTCTCCCGGGGCGAGCACGGCGCCGACTGGATGCTCGAACGCTGGGTCGTGCGTGAGCGCGGCGTGACCCTGCTTGGCCCCGATCCCAGGACACTCATTGAGCCCATTACGGCGGACGGGCTCCGGGTGAGCGTCCGGCAGACGCTGCGGTCGTGGGCCTCTCAGCCGGACGAGCCGGAGTGGCTGCGCCGCCGCAGCTATCAGGCCTTCGCGGTCCAGACGATGTGCCGGGCGCTCTTCACCCTGCTCACGGGCGAATTGCCCAGCAAGCCCCGCGCCGTGGCCTGGGCCCTCGGTGCTCTGCCGGGGCCATGGCGCTCCCTGATCGAGCGTTCGCGGGCGTGGCACCTCGACGACACGCCCGACCCCTCGGCCCTGCCCGAGGTGATGCGCTTCGTCCGCTGGGCGGCGAGCGAGGGGGAGGCGGCGGTGGTGGGGGAGACGACCCCCGGCCCCCGCCCCCCCGACTCTGGGTGATCGGGGACGGCGGGCAGCCCGCGCCCGTGCTCTCCTGGCGGCATGGCCTCCTGGCTCCTCGACGTCCGCCACATCTACCTGGAGCCCCGGGTGACCGAGTACGCGCGGGGCCGCGACATCCTGGCCCGCTTCCCGGACGCCGAGCGAACCCTGGTCCCCTCCCACTGGAACATTCCTGGTCTGCACGGCAACGCGGGGCTGGTGCGCGACTGGGTGCGGCTCAAGCGGCAGGTGCTCGTCCTCGGCGTGCGCAAGACCTTCACCACCCGCGCCAACGGGCGCAGCGCGGACTGGATCGCGCCGGGCCTCGCCAACGGCTGCGCGCTCGCCTGCGCGTACTGCTACGTGCCGCGCCGCAAGGGCTTTGCCAACCCCATCACCACCTTCGTGAACATCGAGGAGGCGCTCGCCGCCCTGCGCCGCCACGCCGCGAAGCTCGGGCCCAAGACCCAGCCCAATCAGGTCGATCCCGAGCTGTGGGTCTACGACGTGGGCGAGAACAGCGACCTGAGCGTGGACGCCCTGCTCTCAGACAACGTGCGCGACCTCGTGGCGCTCTACCGGGAGCTGCCCAACGCCAAGGCGTCCTTTGCCACCAAGTACGTGAACCGCGACCTGCTGACCTACGACCCCCAGGGCAAGACGCGCGTGCGCTTCTCGCTGATGCCGCGCCCCGTCGCCCGCGTGCTCGACGTGCGGACCTCACCCATCCGGGAGCGCATCGCCGCCGTGAACGACTTCGTGGAGGCGGGGTACGAGGTCCACCTCAACTTCTCGCCCGTGGTGATCTACGAGGGCTGGACCGCCGACTACACGGAGCTGCTGCGTGAGGTCCGGGACGTGCTCTCCCCGCGCGCCAGGGCGCAGCTCGCCGCCGAGGTGATCTTCCTGACCCACAACGCGGGCCTGCACGAGGTCAACCTGGGCTGGCACCCCCGGGCCGAGCGGCTGCTGTGGCGCCCGGCGTGGCAGGAGACCAAACGGTCGGAGCACGGCGGCGAAAATATCCGCTACCGCCACGGCTTCAAGGGCCAGGCGGTCGCCCGCTTCACCGAACTGCTGACCCGCGAGTTGCCGGAGTGTCGGGTGCGCTACGCCTTCTGACGGCGGTGGCCGGACGAGTTGAGGGTCTTCCCCTCCAGTGGTCCGGCCCGAGCGGAGCGAGCAACCGTGATAAGGAGAGGCACCCCCACCGCCGGGTGAGGGTGCCCCTTTCGTGCGGGTGGGCTCAGGGGGTGTAGGAGACGCCCGACCCGGCGACGACCCGGTTGCGGTAGGTGGAGGCGAAGGTGTTGCCGGAGATGCGGCCCCGGTTGCCGCTGTTGGCGGCGTAGATGGCGAGGTCATTGCCGAACAGCGAGTTGCCGATCACGTCGCCCTGGGCGCCCGTGGTGTACAGCACGGTGATGCCCGCGCCGCCCCGGATCTCGGGGTTGTTCGTCAGGCTCAGGCCGACGCCCTCGAGCAGGGCCGCGTACCCGACTGCCTGGACGCGGTTGCCCGTCACCGTGATGTTGTCGGAGATCAGGCGCAGGCCCGTCTTCACGTTGCGCAGGGTGTTGTTCCGCACCTCGATATCGCGCGAGCGGGTGTAGCCCCCGTAGGCGTTGATCCGGATGCCGTCCTCCTCGGGGCTGCCCGTCGTGCCGCCCGAGCCCGTCACGGTGTTGCCCACCACCCGGCCACCGAGCGTGGAGTGCACCAGGATGTTGCTCGTGGCGTCGTACGTCAGGCCGCGGAAGCCGGAGACGGTGTTGTTCTCGATCACGGCGTTGCGGATGACGGTGACGCCGGAGGCGGTGTGGGGCATCACCTTGATGCCGTCCTTGCCGAAGTTGCTCACCGTGTTGCCGCGGTACACGACGTTGTTCACACCCTCGGTCTTGGTGCCCGTGTCGCTCGTGCCCGAGATGCGGTTGTTCTCCGCCGTGAAGCCGTCGCCCGCCGTGGCGAGGATGCCGATGCCGCTGTCGTTGACCGTATTGCCGCTCAGCCGGGTGTTCCTGCCGCGCCAGATCCAGATCCCGTGGTGGTTGCTCTGCGCGACCGTGGTGTTCTCGATCACCAGCCCGTTCGTGTCGCGGACCGTGATGCCGTTGGTGGTGGCCCGGGAGACGTTCATCGCCCGCAGGGTGACGCTCGAGCTGTCGGCCACCTTCACGCCGTCGATGTCGATGGAGCTCGGGGTGGAGGACGTGCGGTTGCCGATCACGGTCAGGCCCTGGATGGTCACGTTGCTGCTGTTCTTGAGGAAGAGCACCGCGTTGTCCCCGTCGCGGGTGAAGTTCGAGTCCTGCTTGAGGGTGGCGTTCTGCCCGGTGATCGTCTGCCCGTTCAGGTTCTGGAAGGAGATCACGCGCCGCACCCGGTAGGTGCCGGACGGGAAGTACAGGCTCTTGCCCGAGGCCGCCGCCCGCCGCAGGGCGTCGGTGTCGTCGGTGCTGCCGTCTCCCCGCGCCCCGAAGCTCTTGACGTCCACCGCGCCGGAGGGCGCCGCCACCGCCGGGCTGGAGGTCGTGGCCGTGCCCGCCGGGTCGATCATCAGGTAGTCGATAATGGCGTTGCGGTCCTTGCCGTCGCCGTCGTAGAGGTCGTTCACGAGCGTCACGTCGATGGTGTCGCCCGCCTTGAGGTCAAAGGTGCCCGCCGTGAAGGCCGCGTAGGTCGCGCTGCTGAGTTCGACCCGGCCCCGCTCGGTGCCGTTGACCCGCAGGCTCACCACCGGCCCGCCCTGGTAGAGATCGGCGCGGCCCTGCACCCGCACGGTGTAGCGCCCCGCCCCCAGCCCCGAGGGCACCGTGAAGCGCACCGCGTTGCCGTTGCTCAGCAGCTTGACTGCCTGCCCGCCGCTCGCCCCGGCGTCGCTGATGACCTTGCCGCCGCTGGGCGCCCCCGGGTTCACCACCGTCATGGCCTGAATCTCCTGCTGCGGCAGCGTCACGGTCGTCGCGCCCTCGGCCTCCAGTTGTGTGGTGGCCCCCGTTCCGGCAGGGGGCGTCGCCGAGCCCCCCGGCGACCCGCCGGGCCGAGAGGTTCCACAACCCACCAGCAGCGCGGTCGTGACGAGCAGGGCGAAGGACGAGCGAGAGGCTACGGAAAACTGATTCATCACGTCAGCAACCTTACTTCAATCTTAACTGGATGTACATAGAAAATTTCGCACTTTCTTCATCGATTCGTTGTGTCTACAAAACACGCAAAGACGTGAGAATTCCCACGCCTTCTATATTCGGTGGGACAGTCGTTTGCTTGTTATTTAACAAAGTCGCGGTCGGTGTGGTCCGTCACCACACGCAAGGGCCGCCACGGTGAGGCAGGGCTTGTCCTTTCTCTCCCCATCCTCGGGCGCATGGATCAACAATGGTGGTCGGCACCCATTACGATGCAGACGGGGCCGACTATAAGCGCGCATCTATGAGAAAATCCTACAGGGAATGAGAAGGCCGCTCTCGCCCACCGCTCCAGGCGTTGTGGAACGCGGAGTTGGTCTCTCAGGATTTCGGGTGCCCGGCTGGAGCCGGGTCCAGTGCCGGGGCTCTGTCCCTCCCGTCTCCGGGGACCTGAGCGTCCGTTGATCATCCTGGAAAACCCCTACCTTCGGAGACAGGCACAGGCCTGATCTCAGACATCGACCTGGCACGGGGGGCACAGACCCATCCGCCCACCGCTTCAGGGGCAGTCTCAGGGGGAAATGCGCGTGACGCACTCGGTCATCTCGGAAGAACTTTTGCGGACGGGGGAGGCCCCGGCCTCGACCACCGCCCCGTCCGGAGAGTCGCCCGACGTCCGGGTGCGGGTGCCCACCACCGGGGACCTCGACCGGCGGGCCCTTATGAACGGGCTGGTGCTCGCCGCGGCGGAGGCGCTGGCGGTATGGCTGACCGCCGGGCTGGTGCTGCACCTCACGGTCCACCACCTCGACCGCCTGCCCTGGCAGCTCGGCTTCACGGCGACCTGGCTCACGGCGGCCACCCTGATCCGCAGCTATCCCGGGTACGGCCTCGACGCCAGCGAGCGGCTGCGGCGCACGGTGATTCCGGCGGTGGCGGCCTTCCCGACCCTGGTGGGCGCCGTGCTCGCCGGGGGCCTGGGGGCGGGGGCGGCGGCGCTGCTTCTCGTCCTGGGGCTGGTGCTGGGGATTCCGGCGGCGCTCGTGGCGCGCATCGGCGCGCGCTGGCTGCTGCACCGCGTGGGGGCGTGGGGGGTGGACGTGGCCGTGATCGGGCACGGGGAGGCCGCCGCGCTGCTGATGCAGACCCTCAGAAGCGACTGGAGCCTGGGCTATCACCCGGTGGCGGACGGTCAGGCCAACGTCGCCATCCTGGCGGTGCCCAACATCCCCTACGCGGTGCGCGACCGGCTGCTCGACGGGCCGCTGGCCCTGTTTCGCCGGGTGCTCGTGATGGTGAGCCAGCCCGCCTCCGACAGCCGCTGGGCGGGCTCGCACCACCTGGGCAGCTTTAGCGTGCTCGAAGCCCGGCGCCGCCACCTGGAGCCGGGGGACCTGCGGCAAAAGCGCGTCTTCGATCTCCTCGTGGTCGCGCTGCTCTTCCCGGTCCTGACGCCGCTGCTGCTGCTCGTGGGGCTGGCGGTGGCGCTCGACTCGCGCGGGCCCGTGCTGTACGGGGCGCCCCGGATGGGCTGGCGCGGGGGGTCTTTCCGCTGCTGGAAGTTCCGCACGATGCACGAGAATGCCGAGGCGCGGCTCGCCGACCTGCTCGAACAAGACGCCGAGGCGCGCGCCTACTACGAGACCTACCACAAGCTCAAGGACGACCCGCGGGTGACCCGGGTGGGCCACTTTCTGCGCAGCACCAGCCTCGACGAGCTGCCCCAGCTCATCAACGTGTTGCTGGGAGACATGAGCCTCGTCGGGCCGCGGCCTTACCTCGCGCGGGAACGGCCCAAGATCGGGCCGCACGCCGACGTGATCTTGAGCTGCCGCCCCGGCATGACCGGGTGGTGGCAGGTCTCGGGGCGCAGCGGCACGAGCTTTCAAAACCGGGTGCAGATGGACCTCCAGTACGTGCGGCGCTGGAGCCCGTGGCTCGACCTGACGCTCCTCGCGGCGACCGTGCACGTGGTGCTCCGGCGCAAGGGGGCGCACTGACCGGGCGCGGCGGGAGCCGGGCACAGGGGCCGGGGGACACGGGCCTCGGCGCGTGACAGGGGTGTGGAAGGCGGCGACGCCGCGCCCGGAGACACAGACGAGCATTCGGGCCGTGGGCCCGGGGTGGGGGGAATGAGGTATGTGCGGAATCATCGGGAGTGTGCGCAGGAGGCCCTCGGCCACAGAGACGCTCGGGCTGGCGGCGCTGGGCCACCGCGGCCCGGACGCGCAGACGAGCGCGCTCGTGGGAAGCGCCCACCTGGGGCACGCGCGGCTGAGCATCATCGACTTGTCGAGTGGCAATCAGCCCATGAGCGACGTGCACGGACTCACGACGGTCGTGTTCAACGGGGAAATCTACAACCACCTGGAACTGAGGCAGGAACTGACGGCACGCGGGCACGAGTTCGCCACCCGCTCGGACACCGAGGTGATCCTCGCGGCGTATCTCGCCTGGGGGGTGGCGGGTTTTGCGCGGCTGCGCGGCATGTACGCCTTCGCCCTACACGACCGCCGCGACGGCAACACGGTCATCGCGCGGGATCCTTTCGGGATCAAGCCCCTCTTCTGGACGCGCGGGCGTGACGGCTCGGTGTTTTTCGCCTCGGAGATCGGCGCCCTGCTGGGGCTCTCGGGCGGCTCCACCGACCTCGACCTGACCTCGGTGCTCGAAACCCTGGTCTCCCGGCACCCCTCGGGCCTGAACACCCTGTACGAGAACGTCAAGCGGGTGGAGCCCGGCACCGCGCTCGTGGTCGCTCCCCAGGCGAACGCGGTGATCCACGTGCGCTTCGCCAGCGTGACCGAGGAAGTCGAGCGCCGCCGGTTGGAGGCCGCCGGGGGGGTCAGCCCGGAGGAGGTCCGCGAGCGGGTCCTCGATTCGGTCGAACACCACACCCTCGCCGACGTGCCGCTGGGCTGCTTCCTGAGCGGCGGCCTGGATTCCAGCGTGGTCGCCCAGGCGCTCGTGTCGCGCGGGGGCGGTGAACCCCTGAATGCCTACGCGGTGGGCTTCGAGGGTGCGTCCTCCGAGGCGAGCGAGCTGCCCTACGCCCGGATGGTCGCCGAGCACCTCGGGGCGCGGCTGCACCCCGTGACGGTGGGCGCGCAGGACTTCGTGGCGCTCGCGCCGAGACTCTCGGGATCCCTCAACGGCCCCTTCTCGGAGCCCGCCGACGTCGCCATGCTCAAGCTCTCCCTGCGCGCCGCCCAGGACGTGAAGGTGGTCCTCTCCGGCGAGGGCGGCGACGAGTCCTTCGCGGGCTACCCGAAGTACGCCGTGGACGGCCTCGCCCGCCCGCTGGGTCCGGCGATGCGCCTGGGAAGCCGCTGGCTGGGGCGCCGCGGACGGCTGGGGATCGCCGCCGACGCCCTGAGCGAGCCGGGGCGCGCCGCGCGCTGGATGCGCTGGTTTGCCAACGACGACGCGCCGCCCTCGCTGGTGGGGGCGCTGGTGGGGGCCGGGGCGCGTCCCGAGCGGGCGCGGAACTGGGTGGAAGACCGCCTGGAGGGCTACCCCCGGGGCTGGTCGGACCTCCAGCGGATGCAGGTGCTCGACCTGGAGTCGTGGCTGCCCAACAACCTGCTGCACCGCGGGGACTACACGACCATGCAGGCCTCCATCGAGCAGCGGGTGCCTCTCCTCGACGCGCGGCTCACCCCCTGGGCGGTCGCGTTGCCGGGCCGGGTCAAGATCCAGCGGCTGCGGGGCAAGATGCCGCTGCGTCAGGCCTTTGGCGACCGGCTGCCGCGGGCGGTGCTGGAGCGGCCCAAGAGCGGCTTCCGCCTGCCGCTGGGGGAGTGGCTGGTGGGCGACCCGGCGCTGCGGAGCATGTCGCGCGACCTGCTGCTCTCGCCCGGGGCGCGGCTGCGCGGCTGGATGTCGGGCGCGGAACTCGAGGCCCTCCTCGCCCCGGCGGCCCTCGCCCAGACGGGCGGTGCCAAGCTCGCCTGGACCGCCGTGTGCCTGGAGCTGTGGTTGCAGGCCGTGCACTCGCGGGCGGTGGTGGCGTGAGGGCCCTCGACGACGCTCCTGCGGTTGAACGGGGCGCGGGGTGGGGGCGCGCGTGAGCGCAAGGTCACAGGATTCGGGACGGGCCCGCCGGGGGGACGGGCGCGGCTGGGGGGCAACCCCGGGGGAGGCGGTGTGGCAGGTGGGGAGGGAGCACGGCGGGAGGCGCGGGCGTCCGCAGGAGCTGCGGGGGGCGGAGGGCGCCTTGTTTGAAAGGCCGCACCGCCAGCATTTCTACGGGTTGCCGCTCAACCCGCCGCGCCTGAGACGCATGGTGGACGAGGCGACCTGCGCCGCCCTGCTGCGCGAGGCGGAGGAGGTCTTGCAGGGCCGCTGGCGTTTTTTCGCCTTTGCGGACGCGCCCTCCGACCCCACCCCGGACGGCATGACCGACTGGCACCGCTGCGAGGTGACGGGCCGCCGCACCGACCCGGACGCCCCGGGCGCCGCGCTCGACCCGCGCGACCCGGAACTGGGGGACGTGCGGACGATCTGGGAAAAGAGCCGCCACCACCACACCACCCTGCTCGCCGTCGCCTACACCCTGAGCGGGGAGCCGCGCTACGCCGTCGGCGCGGCGGCGCGCATCGCCGACTGGATTCGGGCCAACCCGCCGCGGCGGGGCGTGAACTGGATCAGCGCCGCCGAGGCGGGCCTGCGCCTGATGGCCTGGGCGTGGTGTTACGAGCTCCTGCGGCCCCACCCGGAGTGGGGCGCCTGGTTCGGGCCCGCCTCCCCGCTGTGGCCGAGCGTGTACCGCCACCAGGTCCTGGTGCAGGAGGCCGTGAGGTCGGGCCGCCCCGCCGGAAGCGACCTGCTCGCCGCGCTGGGCGGGCAGTACGTGGCGAGCGTCACCTGGCCGGTCTTCTCCGAGTCCGCCGGGTGGCAGCGCGAGGCCAAGGCGGCCCTGACCCGGGAGGCCACCCTGCAATTTTTCGAGAGCGGGGTGAGCCGCGAGCCGAGCTTCAGCCGCCACGTGTGGGCCACCGAGCTGCTGCTCTTGCCTGCCCTGCTCGGCGAGCGCTGCGCCGACGCCTTTCACCCGGCCTACCTCGCGCGGCTCGCGCGGGCCATCCGGGCGGTAGACCGGCTGCGCGGCCCGGGTGACCTGCTTCCGCGCTACGGCGACTCGGACGAGCGGCTGACGGTGCAGCTCGAACCCCGGAGCGCCTCCCGGGTCGACTGGCTGCTGCGGGTGGGGCGCGACTGGCTGGGCGTGCCCGTCCCCGAGCCCCGGGGCGGGCGCCTGGGGGCCACCCTGCTGCTGGGCGACCACCGGGTGCCGCTGCCCTGCCCGGGGGAGGACGCCGGGGGCCAGGTGGCCTACCCCGACGCGGGACTCTACGTCCTGAGCGCCGGGCAGGGCGCCCCCCGCGAGGTGCGGGTGCTTTCCACTGTCGGGCCGCTGGCGTTCCCGCCCCCCGCCGGGCAGGGTGCCGGGCACGCGGACGCGCTGAGCTTCACCCTGGCGGTGGGTCCCCAGGAGGTGGTGGTGGACCCGGGCGTGTACGCCGGCCCTGCGGACGCGGGGTGGCCGCGCGCCTTCCACTCGACCGCCGCGCATAACACCGTCGAGGTGGACGGGCAGGACCAGAGCCCCCAGGCGGGCGCTTCCCCGTGGGGCCGCGGCGGCGCCGTCGCCCACCTGTGGGAACCCCGCGAGGAGGGCGGGCGCCTCGTGGCCTCGCACGACGGGTACGAGCGCCTGCCGGGGGCGCCCGTCCACCACCGCGAACTCGACCTGGACGCCCGGCGCCTGAGCGTCACCGACCACCTGGAGGGCCAGGGCCGCCACCTCCTGCGCCTGCACCTGCACCTGCACCCCGACTGCGAGGTTCAGCCCGAGGCCCCGTCCGTCTGGCGGGTCGCCTGGCCGGGTGGGGCCCTGCGGGTGCGTTTCGACCCGCGGCTTCAGGTCCGCTGCGGCCAGGGCGAGGACGCTCCCGACACCGGGGACCCCCCGCTCGGCTGGTACTTCCCGCGCTACGGGGCCAGACAGGCCAGCCCGTCCCTGCGCGCCACCCTCACGGCCACGTTGCCCATCACCCTGCACACCACCCTGGAGGTCTTATGAAAGTTGCTGTTTTCGGTCTCGGATACGTCGGAGCGGTCACCGCCGCCTGCCTCGCCCAGCGCGGCCACACCCTCATCGGGGTGGACGTCAACCCCCAGAAGTGCGAGATGATCGCCTCGGGCCGCTCGCCCATCGTGGAAGAAGGTCTGGACGACCTGCTGCTCCAAGGTGTCCAGGCCGGGCGGCTGCGGACCACCACCGACGTGCTGGACGCGGTGCGCGAGGCCGACCTGAGCATCGTCTCGGTGGGCACGCCGAGCCAGCCCAACGGGGCGCTCGACCTCTCGTACGTGTACCGCGTGTGCGAGCAGATCGGGGAAGCCCTCGCCGAGACCGGGCGCCCCCACGTGGTCGTCTTGCGCTCGACCGCGCTTCCCGGCACGACCGAGACCTGCCTCGGCATTCTGCGGGAGGCGGCCCGGGGAACGGACGTCCACGTCGCCTTCAACCCCGAGTTCCTGCGCGAGGGCAGCTCCATCCGCGACTTCGACGCGCCTGCCTACACGATCATCGGCAGCGACGACCCCGTGGCCGAGGCCGCCCTGCGCGAGCTGTACGCGGACGTGCCCGCGCCTTTGATCGTGGTCGCGCCCCGCGTCGCCGAGATGGTGAAGTACACCGCGAACGCTTTCCACGCGCTCAAGATTACCTTTGCCAACGAGATCGGCTTGCTCGCCAAGGCGATGGGCGTGGATGGCCGCGAGGTCATGAACCTGATCGTGCAGGACACCAAGCTCAACATCTCGCCCGCGTACCTGCGCCCCGGCTTCGCCTACGGCGGCTCGTGCCTGCCCAAGGACGTGAGTGCCCTGCTCCACCTCGCCCGCCGCGAGGAGGTCCCGGTGCCCCTGCTCGCCTCCCTGCCGCAGAGCAACCGCAGCCAGATCGAGCGGGTGGCGGAGCAGGTGCTGGCGACCGGCGCCCGGCGCGTCACCGTGCTGGGGCTGGCCTTCAAGGCGGGCACCGACGACCTGCGCGAGAGCCCGGCGGTCGAACTCGTCGAGCGCCTGATCGGCAAGGGGTGTGAGGTTCGCATCCTCGACCGGGCGGTGCAGACCGCCAAGCTCCTCGGCGCGAACAAGGAGTACATCGAGCGCCGCTTGCCCCACGTCTCGCGCCTCCTCACCGACGACCCCGAGGAACTCGTCCACGACGCCCAGGCGGTCGTGGTGACCCAGAACCTCCCCGAGTTCGCGCGCATCCTGGAGGGCGTGGGGCCGGACGTGCCCGTGTTCGACGTGGCGAGCCTGAAGGGAGCGCCCGCGCACCTCCAGGTTCACGGGGTGGCCTGGTGAGCCAGCGCACCGACCCCGGGGCATTCAAGCGCCGGGTCCTGATCGTGGTGGAGAACCTTCCCGTTCCCTTCGACCGCCGAGTCTGGATGGAGGCGACCGCCCTGCGCGACGCGGGCTACCTCGTCTCGGTGATCTGCCCGACGGGCAAGGGGTACGAGAAGCGCTTCGAGACCATCGAGGACATCGCGGTGTACCGCCACTCCCTGCCCCCCGAGAGCAACGCGGGCCTGGGCTTCGTGCGCGAGTACCTGGCCGCCCTGTGGCACGAGACTCGGCTGGCGTGGCGCGTGCGGCGCGAGCGCGGCTTCGACGTCATCCACGCCTGCAACCCGCCCGACCTGATCTTCCTGGTGGCGGCCCCCTTCAAGTTGCTCTACGGCACCCGCTTTATCTTCGACCAGCATGACGTGAACCCCGAGCTGTACATCACGAAGTTCGGGCGTCAGGACCTGCCCTACCGCGCCCTCGTGCTCGCCGAGCGGCTGACCTACCTGCTGGCCGACGCGGTGATCTCCACGAACGAGTCCTACCGCAAGATCGCCCTGACGCGCGGGCGCAAGCGGCCAGGGCAGGTGTTCGTGGTTCGCAGCGCCCCCAGCCTGGAGCGCTTCCGCCCCCGCCCGGGCGGCGAGCGGCACCGGGGCGGCTTCCGGTACCTCGTGGGCTACCTCGGCGTGATGGGGCCGCAGGAGGGGGTGGACTACCTCCTCCACGCCGTGCGCGAGATGGTGGACCGGGGCCGGCGCGACGTGAAGGTCATGCTCATCGGCGGCGGCTCCAGCCTCGCGGACCTCAAGGCTCTGGCCGGGCAGCTCGGGATCGGCGAGTACGTGGAGTTCACCGGGCGCATCCCGGACGACGAGCTTCTCGAACGCCTCACCGCCTGCGACGTGTGCGTGAACCCCGACCCCCTCAACCCCCTCAACGACGTGTCCTCGATGAACAAGATCGTGGAGTACATGTCGCTGGGCAAACCCATCGTGCAGTTCGACCTCAAGGAGGGCCGCGCCTCCGCCGGGGACGCCTCGGTGTACGCGAGGCCCAACGACGCGCAGGCCCTCGCCGACGAGCTCCTCGCCCTCCTCGACGACCCGGAGCGCCGGGAGACGATGGGGGAGACCGGGTTGCGGCGGATGCGCGAGCAGCTCGCCTGGGAGCATCAGGTGCCTACCCTACGCGCGGCCTACGCGCGGGCCCTCGGCACCGGAACGCCTCTGCCCTTGGGACGGCTGGGCTCCGAAGCGGGGTCCTGAGGCCGAACAGAAGCGCCCACGCTCACTCCCTCGGGGCGAGCGTGGGCGGAGTCCGGGCGGATCAGAGCGACTCGCGCAGGATGAGTTCGGTGGGCAGGCCCGTGAAGCCGCCCTCGTTCTCGGGGTCCATCTGGTCGATGAGCTGCCCCGCGAAGTCGCTGAAGTCGTAAGCGATGGTGGTGAGGACCGGGTTGAGGTAGCGCATGATGGGTTCGAGGTTGTCGTGCCCCGCGAGCCCGAGGTGGTCACCCAGCCGCGGCCCGGAGCCGTCCACGGTGAGCTGCCACATGAGCTGCCGGATCGTCATGTCCGAGTAGCCGAGCAGCGCGACCCGCTGGCTTCCGCCCTTCTGAAGGCAGCGCACCTCTTCCGTCAATTCCTGAATGATGCCCTCCACCCCGAGCCGGGGACGACGTTCCAGGGCGCCCGGCGTCTCGGCCAGAACCGTGAGCAGGGTGGCGGCGGCGAACATCTCCTGGCCGTGCAGGGCCTCGACCGCCCGCGCGAGGTCGAGGTCGGAGTGCAGCCACAGCCTCAGCCGCGGTTGCTGACGGCTGCTCGCCAGCGCGCGGGCCATGCCTTCCAGCCGGGCGCTCGCCGCCCAGCGGTGCTCGCTGTAGTAGCCCAGGTGGAGCACGTCGTAGCCCTGCTCCAGGGCGCGGTGGGTCAGCCGCTCATAGGCCTCCGTCCAGTCGGGCGCCACGCTGGGCAGCCGCTCGTGGTGACCGATCAAGACCGCCTGCCGCCCCGCCGCTCGCAGCGCCGCCGCCTGCTGATCGGTGCGCGGCCCCTCCCACAGCACCACCAGGCTGGTGATGCTCGACTGCGCGATGTCGGGCAGCAGCCGCTCCTGCGGAATGGGCGTGATCACCGGATACAGGCCCCGCTCGGTCACGACTTCCGTGAGCGCCCGGATCATCGCCGCATGGTACGGGCTCGACAGTTGCGTCATCTCGGGGCAGATGGCCACGATGGTGCTCTGCTGGGTGCGCCGCGCCTGCGCTACCGGGTCGGGCGTGTATCCCATCCGGGCCGCCTCCCGCTCGATGGCCTGCAACACCTCGGGCCGGACGAGGTGCCGCGCCTCGGGCCGGTACGCGCGGTTTACCGTCGCCACCGAGGTTCCGGCGGCCATCGCCACCCGGTCGCGCACCGTCACCGTGTAGCGCAGCTCGCTCGCACTCGCCGCCACCCGGTCTTGCACCTCGGGGAACACGTCGCCGCGCATGGCGAGCGCCGCCCGCACCTGTTCGGTCGTCAACCCGGCGTGGTGGG from Deinococcus planocerae includes:
- the asnB gene encoding asparagine synthase (glutamine-hydrolyzing) — translated: MCGIIGSVRRRPSATETLGLAALGHRGPDAQTSALVGSAHLGHARLSIIDLSSGNQPMSDVHGLTTVVFNGEIYNHLELRQELTARGHEFATRSDTEVILAAYLAWGVAGFARLRGMYAFALHDRRDGNTVIARDPFGIKPLFWTRGRDGSVFFASEIGALLGLSGGSTDLDLTSVLETLVSRHPSGLNTLYENVKRVEPGTALVVAPQANAVIHVRFASVTEEVERRRLEAAGGVSPEEVRERVLDSVEHHTLADVPLGCFLSGGLDSSVVAQALVSRGGGEPLNAYAVGFEGASSEASELPYARMVAEHLGARLHPVTVGAQDFVALAPRLSGSLNGPFSEPADVAMLKLSLRAAQDVKVVLSGEGGDESFAGYPKYAVDGLARPLGPAMRLGSRWLGRRGRLGIAADALSEPGRAARWMRWFANDDAPPSLVGALVGAGARPERARNWVEDRLEGYPRGWSDLQRMQVLDLESWLPNNLLHRGDYTTMQASIEQRVPLLDARLTPWAVALPGRVKIQRLRGKMPLRQAFGDRLPRAVLERPKSGFRLPLGEWLVGDPALRSMSRDLLLSPGARLRGWMSGAELEALLAPAALAQTGGAKLAWTAVCLELWLQAVHSRAVVA
- a CDS encoding heparinase II/III family protein, which codes for MFERPHRQHFYGLPLNPPRLRRMVDEATCAALLREAEEVLQGRWRFFAFADAPSDPTPDGMTDWHRCEVTGRRTDPDAPGAALDPRDPELGDVRTIWEKSRHHHTTLLAVAYTLSGEPRYAVGAAARIADWIRANPPRRGVNWISAAEAGLRLMAWAWCYELLRPHPEWGAWFGPASPLWPSVYRHQVLVQEAVRSGRPAGSDLLAALGGQYVASVTWPVFSESAGWQREAKAALTREATLQFFESGVSREPSFSRHVWATELLLLPALLGERCADAFHPAYLARLARAIRAVDRLRGPGDLLPRYGDSDERLTVQLEPRSASRVDWLLRVGRDWLGVPVPEPRGGRLGATLLLGDHRVPLPCPGEDAGGQVAYPDAGLYVLSAGQGAPREVRVLSTVGPLAFPPPAGQGAGHADALSFTLAVGPQEVVVDPGVYAGPADAGWPRAFHSTAAHNTVEVDGQDQSPQAGASPWGRGGAVAHLWEPREEGGRLVASHDGYERLPGAPVHHRELDLDARRLSVTDHLEGQGRHLLRLHLHLHPDCEVQPEAPSVWRVAWPGGALRVRFDPRLQVRCGQGEDAPDTGDPPLGWYFPRYGARQASPSLRATLTATLPITLHTTLEVL
- a CDS encoding UDP-glucose dehydrogenase family protein, with protein sequence MKVAVFGLGYVGAVTAACLAQRGHTLIGVDVNPQKCEMIASGRSPIVEEGLDDLLLQGVQAGRLRTTTDVLDAVREADLSIVSVGTPSQPNGALDLSYVYRVCEQIGEALAETGRPHVVVLRSTALPGTTETCLGILREAARGTDVHVAFNPEFLREGSSIRDFDAPAYTIIGSDDPVAEAALRELYADVPAPLIVVAPRVAEMVKYTANAFHALKITFANEIGLLAKAMGVDGREVMNLIVQDTKLNISPAYLRPGFAYGGSCLPKDVSALLHLARREEVPVPLLASLPQSNRSQIERVAEQVLATGARRVTVLGLAFKAGTDDLRESPAVELVERLIGKGCEVRILDRAVQTAKLLGANKEYIERRLPHVSRLLTDDPEELVHDAQAVVVTQNLPEFARILEGVGPDVPVFDVASLKGAPAHLQVHGVAW
- a CDS encoding glycosyltransferase family 4 protein; this translates as MSQRTDPGAFKRRVLIVVENLPVPFDRRVWMEATALRDAGYLVSVICPTGKGYEKRFETIEDIAVYRHSLPPESNAGLGFVREYLAALWHETRLAWRVRRERGFDVIHACNPPDLIFLVAAPFKLLYGTRFIFDQHDVNPELYITKFGRQDLPYRALVLAERLTYLLADAVISTNESYRKIALTRGRKRPGQVFVVRSAPSLERFRPRPGGERHRGGFRYLVGYLGVMGPQEGVDYLLHAVREMVDRGRRDVKVMLIGGGSSLADLKALAGQLGIGEYVEFTGRIPDDELLERLTACDVCVNPDPLNPLNDVSSMNKIVEYMSLGKPIVQFDLKEGRASAGDASVYARPNDAQALADELLALLDDPERRETMGETGLRRMREQLAWEHQVPTLRAAYARALGTGTPLPLGRLGSEAGS